A part of Bacillota bacterium genomic DNA contains:
- a CDS encoding aldehyde ferredoxin oxidoreductase → MDRILRIDVNTRMISFEHVPRDYMMLGGRGLTSRIVKDEVEPTCHPLGKRNKLILAAGLLAGTPASSSGRLSIGGKSPLTGGIKEANAGGTTSGKLARLGLRAVIVEGKPADQGPYVVVITKDAAEIMPRPDLSLLGVYETAEKLRQSYGSNIGAAIIGPAGEMLLTAAGIANLDPEGQPTRFSARGGLGAVMGSKRVKAIVLDDEGCPRPKPRNEAEFQSALREYTKAVLESPQTEVFRKIGTSNLVRILNGRAGLPTRNFRLGMFEEAESISGERLRETILERQGQPEHTCMPGCVISCSNVYRGKDGQNLVSPLEYETIGLVGSNCMIGDLDAIAEINRVCNDVGIDTIDAGGAIGLAMEAGLIPFGDAQGAIQLVQEVGKGSIVGRMIGCGGATTARLLGVVDAPVVKGQVMAAYEPRAIKGLGVTYATSPMGADHTAGNTIRAQIDHRSAEGQ, encoded by the coding sequence TTGGACCGAATTCTCCGAATCGACGTGAATACTCGAATGATTTCGTTTGAGCATGTCCCTCGCGACTACATGATGCTTGGAGGGCGGGGCCTGACTTCCAGGATAGTGAAGGACGAAGTTGAGCCAACCTGCCATCCCTTGGGGAAGCGGAATAAGCTGATACTGGCAGCTGGGCTGCTCGCGGGGACACCAGCTTCCAGCAGTGGACGGTTGTCAATAGGTGGAAAAAGCCCCCTAACCGGAGGCATCAAGGAGGCGAACGCCGGGGGCACCACCAGCGGGAAGCTCGCGCGGTTGGGGCTCAGGGCAGTCATCGTGGAAGGAAAGCCGGCCGACCAGGGCCCTTACGTCGTGGTCATAACGAAAGATGCGGCGGAGATCATGCCTAGGCCGGACCTGAGCCTTCTCGGTGTGTATGAGACTGCTGAGAAGCTCAGACAATCTTATGGCAGCAACATCGGCGCCGCCATCATTGGGCCTGCTGGAGAGATGCTCCTGACTGCTGCCGGAATCGCGAATCTCGACCCTGAGGGTCAACCCACTAGGTTCTCTGCCCGGGGCGGCCTCGGCGCGGTGATGGGGTCGAAGCGGGTGAAGGCCATCGTGTTGGATGATGAAGGGTGCCCGAGGCCCAAGCCGCGCAATGAAGCAGAGTTCCAAAGTGCATTGCGCGAGTATACGAAGGCCGTCCTGGAATCGCCCCAAACGGAAGTCTTCCGGAAGATAGGCACAAGCAACTTGGTCAGGATCCTGAACGGCCGCGCCGGTCTACCCACTCGCAACTTCAGACTCGGGATGTTCGAGGAGGCGGAGAGCATCTCCGGCGAGAGGCTCAGGGAGACTATACTCGAGCGGCAAGGGCAACCAGAGCACACGTGTATGCCCGGGTGCGTCATATCCTGCTCCAACGTGTACCGTGGCAAGGACGGGCAGAACCTGGTTTCGCCGCTCGAATACGAGACAATTGGTCTTGTTGGATCGAACTGCATGATCGGGGACCTTGATGCCATTGCCGAGATCAACCGGGTCTGCAACGACGTGGGGATAGATACCATCGATGCGGGTGGGGCCATTGGGCTCGCCATGGAGGCTGGCCTGATCCCGTTCGGAGACGCTCAAGGAGCTATTCAGCTCGTGCAAGAAGTGGGCAAGGGCAGTATCGTCGGCCGAATGATCGGTTGCGGTGGGGCCACGACGGCGAGGTTGCTCGGCGTCGTCGATGCGCCTGTGGTGAAAGGACAGGTTATGGCCGCCTACGAGCCGCGGGCCATAAAGGGCCTCGGAGTGACATACGCGACGTCCCCAATGGGCGCGGACCATACCGCAGGGAACACCATACGTGCACAGATCGATCACAGGTCCGCCGAAGGCCAGG
- a CDS encoding aldehyde ferredoxin oxidoreductase C-terminal domain-containing protein, protein DSLGLCSFVGPAMKGDLGLIAKLVAARFGVSCSPEDLIELGKATLRTEIAFNRAAGLTSVQDDLPEWMRDTENPSSGTVFDVPKQELDEIFQSL, encoded by the coding sequence GATAGCCTGGGGCTCTGCTCGTTCGTCGGCCCTGCCATGAAGGGAGATCTCGGGCTGATAGCGAAGCTAGTGGCTGCACGATTCGGTGTCTCCTGCAGCCCTGAGGACCTCATAGAACTGGGGAAAGCCACTCTCAGGACGGAGATCGCCTTCAACAGGGCGGCGGGTCTAACGTCCGTGCAGGATGACTTGCCTGAGTGGATGCGCGACACCGAGAACCCTTCGAGCGGGACCGTGTTCGATGTCCCCAAGCAGGAGCTGGACGAGATATTCCAGAGCCTATAG
- a CDS encoding MoaD/ThiS family protein, whose product MRIQLKLGAVVAEKVRPPGTASSLELPGNATPGDVVAHLGLGHVDDLVILRNGRAVELDEELSEGDEIMVMYALCGG is encoded by the coding sequence GTGAGAATACAACTGAAACTCGGAGCGGTGGTCGCCGAGAAGGTACGCCCGCCTGGCACCGCAAGCTCTCTCGAACTGCCCGGCAACGCAACTCCCGGGGACGTGGTGGCACACCTTGGACTTGGCCACGTAGATGACCTGGTCATCCTCCGGAACGGCCGGGCCGTGGAACTGGACGAGGAGCTCTCCGAAGGTGATGAGATCATGGTCATGTATGCGCTCTGCGGGGGCTGA
- a CDS encoding GntR family transcriptional regulator, producing MHTELAGANSLKQKAYDAIKEKIIRCLIMPGAPISEKDLMAELEMSRTPIREALNKLETEGLVSIYPKRGIFVTNITLKDVMDIYTIRECIEPLAARLATPLIDLESVQHFVDIYLSPKREHTLEDYIITDCAFHTLIANSTDNPRLAQILLSLYDQNSRIRILSKIRVKERQEKAREEHRELIKCFQARDADRAEEVMRMHITNGKKTALSIL from the coding sequence ATGCACACCGAACTCGCTGGGGCGAACAGCCTCAAACAGAAAGCCTACGACGCGATCAAGGAGAAGATCATCCGGTGCTTGATCATGCCAGGGGCGCCGATATCGGAGAAGGATCTCATGGCTGAACTCGAGATGAGTCGGACTCCCATCCGGGAGGCTCTGAACAAGCTCGAGACGGAGGGCCTCGTGAGCATATACCCGAAACGGGGCATATTCGTGACGAATATCACGCTTAAGGACGTGATGGATATCTACACGATCCGTGAATGCATCGAGCCTCTCGCGGCGCGGCTGGCCACACCATTGATAGACTTGGAGAGCGTCCAGCATTTCGTAGACATCTATCTCTCTCCGAAGAGAGAGCACACGCTGGAGGACTACATCATAACTGACTGCGCTTTCCATACCTTGATCGCGAACTCCACAGACAACCCGCGCCTGGCACAGATTCTCCTGAGCCTGTATGACCAGAACAGCAGAATCAGGATCCTCTCCAAGATCCGGGTGAAGGAGCGACAGGAGAAGGCCAGGGAAGAGCATCGCGAACTGATCAAGTGCTTCCAGGCCAGAGATGCAGACAGGGCGGAAGAAGTAATGAGAATGCACATCACGAATGGAAAGAAGACGGCGCTGAGCATTCTCTAG
- the splB gene encoding spore photoproduct lyase translates to MGAQSSERFRFIPRRVYFEPEALTYPLGQAIRARLESLGVPVQTTSSHNRVTGIPGETPAGRYRESKTTLVVGVHRSREFQTCRPSAHFQLPIATGCPGMCEYCYLATNMGANPYIRVYVNLDEVFTIAREHIEARHPDTTTFEGAATSDPIPTEYLTGALRKAVEFFADQPGASFRFVTKFTEVDSLIDAHHAGRTTIRVSVNAKPVILRFEHATPDFESRIQTAARVARAGYPVGLLIAPVILFDRWEREYGEMIREAARALSGIAERVTLEVVTHRFTARAKKHILDVFPATQLPLDEEARRFKYGQFGYGKYVYLPEQVERVREFFEKAAREFDDATVSYVV, encoded by the coding sequence ATCGGCGCGCAGTCCTCGGAGCGATTCCGTTTCATCCCCCGCCGAGTCTATTTCGAGCCGGAGGCGCTCACCTATCCGCTCGGGCAAGCGATCCGCGCCCGGCTGGAGAGCCTCGGTGTGCCAGTTCAGACCACTTCAAGCCACAACAGGGTGACGGGGATCCCCGGGGAGACTCCGGCCGGCCGGTACCGGGAGTCCAAGACGACTCTCGTTGTCGGAGTGCACAGAAGCCGCGAATTCCAGACCTGCCGCCCTTCTGCCCACTTCCAACTTCCGATTGCGACTGGCTGTCCCGGGATGTGTGAGTACTGTTACCTGGCGACCAACATGGGAGCCAACCCCTACATTCGGGTCTACGTGAACCTGGACGAGGTCTTCACGATAGCACGAGAGCACATTGAGGCGCGCCACCCCGATACTACGACCTTTGAGGGGGCCGCAACATCAGACCCCATCCCGACGGAATACTTGACCGGGGCTTTAAGGAAGGCTGTAGAGTTCTTCGCGGATCAGCCGGGCGCGAGTTTCAGGTTTGTCACCAAGTTCACGGAAGTAGACTCACTCATAGATGCCCACCACGCCGGTCGAACGACCATCCGGGTGAGTGTGAATGCCAAGCCAGTTATACTGAGGTTCGAACATGCAACGCCCGACTTCGAGTCCCGGATCCAGACTGCGGCCAGGGTCGCCCGGGCAGGCTACCCGGTGGGCCTCCTAATAGCCCCCGTCATCCTCTTCGATCGTTGGGAGCGCGAGTATGGTGAGATGATCAGAGAGGCCGCGAGGGCTCTTTCCGGTATAGCGGAGCGTGTGACGCTGGAAGTTGTGACTCACAGGTTCACGGCTCGGGCCAAGAAACACATACTTGATGTGTTCCCTGCGACCCAATTGCCCCTAGACGAGGAGGCCAGGCGGTTCAAGTACGGGCAGTTTGGGTATGGGAAGTACGTGTACCTGCCGGAGCAAGTTGAGAGAGTACGAGAGTTCTTCGAGAAGGCTGCCCGGGAGTTTGACGACGCCACGGTGAGCTATGTCGTGTGA
- a CDS encoding ATP-binding protein, with protein sequence MSGCDQAARARNQSSEGSWPWQERLWVTAERTPAGVAVLEGPQHILRFANRCFRTLHGIPEPIQEALGHPAGQLMSGEHAGRSLGLIDEAYRTNRIIRVCATYRKTQSPAREKGYWEEFYVPLGADHGRAEGVLVFSKEITDEVVARRRAEAIADFAMELNAGTSLSPKLTTALARAIELLGGDGGLLYLCGQEEPRLHQAMAFGRAEGMCSSVEAAEFPTIRRMLEPGRPAHITVEDLTDAEIERVKHPGWSSCLAAPLAAGGRRVGVVLVGFVEPGHEPVVEDMDFAEVVAKQSALAIEWNRLYEERAGMLEREHTAGTQAQEYAMRLSALLENLDEGALVCDKDGSIVLQNASFEETSGVRRGSASHFADFAAHCTLLERDGTTVPVEKWPISRLLRGERVSDEEYMIQRSDGTRRHVALNGGATCDATGVPTSAILTCRDVTRLHELEQAKDDYLRLLTHELRSPLALLMGYAQIAERSADNPDRVKAASAGIIRAVRHMDVLISDLADSMRLESGQLRLAKGRVNLRDLLSRVLEEAAHTMRVDRIKVRAPQDLPDVLADRDRLARILINLLSNASKYSSPGTVITVTITQSDSFVVTSVSNEGPPIPPEDFPHVFERYYRGRAATGQSEGLGLGLYVAKGLVEAHGGQIWASSEPDTGTTFSFSLPKYQD encoded by the coding sequence ATGAGTGGGTGCGATCAGGCAGCCCGAGCGAGGAACCAGTCATCCGAGGGATCATGGCCTTGGCAGGAACGGTTATGGGTCACCGCGGAGCGCACACCCGCGGGAGTGGCGGTTCTCGAAGGGCCGCAGCACATACTGAGATTCGCGAACAGATGCTTCAGAACGCTTCACGGGATACCGGAACCTATCCAGGAGGCCTTGGGTCACCCTGCGGGGCAGCTGATGAGCGGCGAGCACGCAGGACGCAGCCTGGGGTTGATCGACGAAGCCTACCGCACGAACCGCATAATCCGGGTGTGTGCGACCTACAGGAAGACGCAGTCGCCCGCCCGGGAGAAGGGATACTGGGAGGAGTTCTATGTTCCTCTCGGAGCCGATCACGGCCGGGCCGAGGGGGTTCTGGTTTTCTCCAAGGAGATCACTGATGAGGTGGTGGCGCGCAGGAGAGCTGAGGCCATAGCAGACTTCGCAATGGAGCTCAACGCGGGCACGAGTCTCTCACCGAAGCTCACTACAGCACTTGCCCGTGCCATCGAGCTTCTTGGGGGAGACGGTGGGCTGCTTTACCTGTGTGGGCAGGAGGAACCTCGTCTTCACCAGGCCATGGCCTTTGGCCGGGCGGAAGGGATGTGCTCTTCCGTCGAGGCTGCGGAATTCCCGACTATCCGGCGGATGCTTGAGCCGGGGCGGCCAGCCCACATAACCGTGGAAGATCTCACCGACGCAGAGATCGAACGCGTGAAACACCCGGGATGGTCCAGCTGCCTGGCCGCGCCCCTCGCCGCAGGCGGCCGGCGGGTAGGCGTGGTGCTCGTGGGGTTCGTGGAGCCCGGGCACGAACCGGTCGTGGAGGACATGGACTTTGCCGAGGTTGTGGCGAAACAGAGTGCGCTTGCGATAGAGTGGAACCGGCTGTACGAAGAGAGAGCGGGGATGCTCGAACGAGAGCACACGGCTGGCACGCAAGCGCAGGAGTACGCGATGAGGCTCTCTGCCCTCCTCGAGAACCTCGACGAGGGTGCGCTGGTGTGCGATAAAGATGGGAGTATCGTGCTTCAGAACGCGAGCTTCGAGGAGACAAGCGGAGTGCGGCGCGGCAGTGCGTCACATTTCGCGGACTTTGCCGCCCACTGTACTCTGCTCGAGCGGGACGGCACGACAGTCCCCGTGGAGAAGTGGCCCATCAGCCGGCTTCTTAGAGGGGAGCGGGTAAGTGACGAGGAGTACATGATCCAGCGGTCCGATGGGACCAGGCGGCATGTGGCGCTCAACGGCGGTGCCACCTGTGACGCCACAGGTGTCCCGACGTCGGCCATACTCACTTGCAGAGACGTCACCCGTCTGCACGAACTTGAGCAGGCGAAAGACGATTACCTTCGCCTGCTCACACACGAATTGCGGTCTCCCCTTGCCCTGCTTATGGGGTATGCACAGATCGCGGAGAGATCTGCCGACAACCCTGATCGGGTAAAAGCGGCGTCAGCGGGGATCATCAGAGCAGTCAGGCACATGGACGTGCTGATCTCTGACCTCGCAGACTCCATGCGCCTGGAGTCCGGGCAGCTGCGCCTCGCGAAGGGGCGCGTGAACCTGCGCGATCTACTCTCGCGCGTGCTGGAGGAAGCCGCCCATACAATGCGGGTCGATCGGATCAAGGTTCGAGCGCCGCAGGACCTTCCGGATGTCCTGGCGGACCGGGATCGCCTTGCCCGTATACTGATCAACCTCCTGTCCAACGCCTCGAAGTATTCCTCACCGGGCACTGTGATCACGGTCACGATAACGCAATCGGACTCGTTCGTGGTCACATCTGTGTCAAACGAGGGCCCCCCAATCCCTCCCGAAGACTTTCCGCATGTGTTCGAGAGGTACTACCGGGGCAGAGCGGCAACGGGCCAGTCAGAAGGGCTCGGCCTTGGCCTCTACGTCGCCAAGGGTCTGGTAGAAGCGCATGGAGGACAGATCTGGGCCAGCAGCGAGCCGGACACGGGCACCACATTCTCCTTCTCACTCCCCAAATATCAGGACTGA
- a CDS encoding SDR family oxidoreductase, whose protein sequence is MLLQGKVTLATGGARGIRKAVCTAFARKGALVSIVDVDLPAALEVGKLVRESGHDPLVLQADQLREAVEQTAGTFGRLDVVVNSAGIAYNGNSVETDEDNWDRLLGVNLKGTWLCCKYAIPRTLEHGGGSIINLGSIASFVGLKNNAAYNASKRGMLVLTRNIAVDFAPAIRANVICPAMILTPMLEAYMDTVPDRPAYVRDVKPRLLWVGWGRPKRSPRLRSFSHRIPVPT, encoded by the coding sequence ATGCTTCTTCAAGGTAAGGTCACCCTGGCAACCGGGGGCGCGAGAGGCATACGAAAGGCAGTCTGCACGGCATTCGCGCGCAAGGGAGCACTGGTCTCCATCGTCGACGTCGACCTTCCCGCCGCTTTGGAGGTGGGCAAGCTGGTACGGGAATCAGGTCACGATCCCCTGGTCCTCCAGGCGGACCAACTGAGGGAGGCCGTCGAGCAGACAGCCGGGACCTTCGGCCGGCTCGACGTGGTCGTGAACTCGGCGGGGATCGCCTACAACGGGAATTCCGTCGAGACAGATGAGGACAACTGGGACAGACTGCTCGGCGTCAATCTCAAGGGCACGTGGCTGTGCTGCAAGTATGCGATCCCAAGGACGCTGGAGCACGGCGGGGGCAGCATCATCAATCTCGGTTCCATCGCAAGCTTCGTCGGGCTGAAGAACAATGCCGCCTACAACGCCTCGAAGCGGGGCATGCTAGTGCTCACCAGGAACATCGCAGTTGACTTCGCCCCGGCGATCAGGGCCAACGTGATCTGCCCAGCGATGATCCTCACGCCGATGCTAGAGGCGTACATGGACACCGTGCCCGATAGGCCGGCATACGTAAGAGACGTGAAGCCGCGACTCCTCTGGGTCGGATGGGGCAGGCCGAAGAGGTCGCCCAGGTTGCGGTCTTTCTCGCATCGGATTCCAGTTCCTACGTGA
- a CDS encoding Gfo/Idh/MocA family oxidoreductase: MASHRGKVRICLAGTGRAGMVHALNFASSVPDAELVAIVDPDPNAASRPARELGVDQVFCDLDQALGGVDFDAVCIGAPTFAHAEIAVKAAREGKHILCEKPMALTLAECDAMIDAAKESGVVLQIGFMRRFDESFVEAKRAVDSGAVGEPVLIKSLTRGPGLPGSWYYSVERSNGLLAEVNSHDFDTVRWFMGEEIASVFSRAGNFKCRELAERYPRLYDYVLVSIGFESSKMGLVEGACPAGYGYDSRLEVVCTEGLVFAGRLNEESVVVCSSGGGVAQPISSSWRRKFKDAYLAEDRHFVECVLGNSPPAVGGEEGRAAVHAVIAANLSITTGRPVRLSEVAAAKTE; the protein is encoded by the coding sequence ATGGCGAGCCATAGGGGCAAGGTCCGGATCTGTCTGGCAGGCACTGGAAGAGCGGGGATGGTTCATGCTCTCAACTTCGCGTCGTCGGTTCCTGATGCAGAGCTTGTCGCGATCGTCGACCCGGACCCCAACGCGGCTTCGCGCCCTGCCCGCGAGCTTGGAGTGGATCAAGTCTTCTGTGACCTCGATCAGGCACTCGGAGGCGTCGATTTCGATGCGGTGTGCATAGGCGCGCCTACCTTCGCCCACGCCGAGATAGCTGTCAAGGCTGCCCGTGAAGGGAAGCACATCCTTTGCGAGAAGCCCATGGCTCTCACCCTGGCGGAATGTGACGCAATGATCGATGCCGCAAAGGAAAGTGGCGTAGTCCTCCAGATAGGGTTCATGAGGCGGTTCGATGAGAGTTTCGTTGAGGCCAAGCGGGCGGTCGATTCGGGAGCCGTGGGCGAACCGGTCCTGATCAAGTCTCTCACCCGCGGGCCCGGACTCCCGGGTTCTTGGTACTACTCGGTCGAGAGAAGTAACGGCCTTCTCGCAGAGGTCAACAGCCACGATTTCGACACGGTAAGGTGGTTCATGGGGGAGGAGATCGCTTCAGTCTTCTCGCGCGCAGGGAATTTCAAGTGCCGCGAACTCGCCGAAAGGTACCCGAGGTTGTATGATTATGTGCTGGTGAGCATCGGATTTGAAAGCTCCAAGATGGGGCTTGTCGAAGGTGCCTGCCCGGCCGGGTATGGATACGACTCGAGGCTCGAGGTTGTTTGCACCGAGGGCCTGGTCTTCGCGGGAAGGCTGAACGAGGAATCTGTGGTCGTCTGCAGCAGTGGCGGAGGGGTGGCACAGCCCATATCCTCCAGTTGGCGTCGGAAGTTCAAAGACGCCTACCTGGCCGAGGATCGCCACTTTGTAGAGTGTGTGCTCGGGAACAGTCCGCCTGCAGTGGGCGGCGAGGAAGGAAGAGCGGCAGTACACGCGGTGATCGCTGCGAACCTGTCGATCACCACGGGAAGGCCTGTCAGGCTCTCTGAGGTTGCCGCAGCCAAGACTGAGTGA
- a CDS encoding alcohol dehydrogenase catalytic domain-containing protein codes for MLAAQVGGPGGLVVTEVPLPKPGDGEMLVRVGAASICGTDLRILQNGLPGVSQAAPRILGHEFAGDVAEVGKGVSGIKPGDRVAVAPNIGCGHCDMCTSGKSHHCGSHSAIGITLDGGFAEYVLIPKEAVAQGNVIALPPGMTYPEASIAEALACCWHGFEACRISPGEVGLVIGAGPIGVAHSLIMRMAGASCVVMADISQSRLDLAASFGPDVTVNSATESLEAVIHHITGGKGADVVIVACPSPEAQAQALTVAGVGGRINYFGGLPQRTLPVALDTNLIHYKELIVTGTTRSNTRQFRMALRLIETGRFPARRLVTGTYPLSEAPSAFEAAASGRHMKVVIEPGGH; via the coding sequence ATGCTGGCTGCACAAGTCGGAGGCCCCGGTGGTCTGGTTGTCACCGAGGTACCTCTTCCGAAACCAGGTGATGGGGAAATGCTGGTCCGGGTGGGCGCAGCCTCCATATGCGGAACGGACCTTCGGATTCTGCAGAACGGGCTTCCTGGAGTGTCCCAGGCTGCTCCCAGAATCCTCGGACACGAGTTCGCCGGGGACGTGGCAGAGGTCGGGAAGGGAGTCTCAGGCATCAAACCCGGAGACCGGGTGGCCGTAGCGCCCAACATCGGGTGCGGGCATTGCGACATGTGCACCTCCGGCAAGTCACATCATTGCGGATCTCACTCGGCCATCGGGATTACGCTCGATGGCGGATTTGCGGAATACGTGCTGATCCCCAAGGAAGCAGTGGCGCAGGGCAATGTGATCGCGCTCCCGCCGGGCATGACCTATCCGGAGGCGAGCATTGCTGAGGCCCTGGCATGCTGCTGGCACGGGTTTGAGGCTTGCCGCATAAGTCCAGGTGAAGTGGGACTTGTCATCGGCGCCGGTCCCATTGGAGTGGCGCACTCGCTCATCATGAGGATGGCAGGTGCGTCCTGCGTGGTAATGGCTGACATATCCCAATCCCGCCTGGACCTCGCAGCATCGTTCGGGCCCGATGTCACGGTGAACTCGGCCACTGAGTCTTTGGAGGCGGTCATCCATCACATAACCGGCGGAAAGGGCGCTGATGTGGTGATCGTGGCATGCCCGTCACCGGAGGCGCAAGCCCAGGCACTGACGGTTGCCGGGGTCGGGGGGAGGATCAACTACTTCGGTGGGCTTCCCCAGAGGACCTTGCCGGTCGCCCTGGATACGAACCTCATCCACTACAAAGAGCTGATCGTCACTGGCACAACCAGGTCCAATACCAGGCAGTTCCGGATGGCCCTCCGGCTGATCGAAACTGGGAGGTTCCCGGCTCGCCGGCTGGTAACTGGGACCTATCCGTTGAGTGAAGCCCCTTCGGCATTCGAGGCCGCCGCATCCGGGCGACATATGAAGGTAGTAATCGAGCCGGGTGGGCACTGA
- a CDS encoding FGGY family carbohydrate kinase, translated as MKGPYLVGTDIGTSGTKSAIFDSAGDLVAEAYVESKLNCPAPGVVEQDQMEFYESALTTIRECVEKAGINPHEVAGIGVDGQMAGIGAIDEEWNPVTVYDSWLDTRCEPYIQHILDTVGDQVVRLTGCAPSYNHGPKMLWWKHERPEAFRRIARFVVPGAFVAGRMAGLRAVNAFVDHTYLHFTGVADARKREWSDELCEALDVPKRVLPRIVEPWSVIGRLTRESADRCGLVQGTPIVAGAGDTAAGLLGSGVTETGVAIDVAGTASVLAVCIPGYCPDLVHRTMSCARSAIPGVWYSYAYINGGGLCLRWFRDEFCKYEKEALSRAGVESMYDVLNSEADQVPPGSSGLIFIPHLAGRVSPNQPGLRGTWHGFSWSHTRAHFYRAMLEAIAYEYAVYMRILKELQPGVVFREVRGIAGGARSMVWNHVKADVLGIPYAVLSRSEFSVLGAAMIAGKGVGLFSDLGDTARAFVKVISRVEPRPESRRVYDSMIERYEDLLHTCLDLQEAWAQG; from the coding sequence TTGAAAGGCCCTTACTTGGTGGGTACCGATATCGGGACATCTGGGACTAAGAGTGCGATATTCGACTCGGCGGGCGACCTCGTGGCCGAGGCATACGTCGAATCGAAGCTGAACTGTCCTGCTCCCGGCGTCGTCGAGCAGGACCAGATGGAGTTCTACGAATCCGCCCTCACAACGATCAGAGAGTGCGTCGAGAAAGCAGGTATCAATCCCCATGAAGTGGCGGGAATCGGTGTAGACGGGCAGATGGCTGGGATCGGGGCGATAGACGAAGAGTGGAACCCGGTTACCGTCTACGACTCTTGGCTGGACACACGATGCGAGCCGTACATACAGCACATTCTGGACACCGTGGGCGATCAGGTTGTGAGACTCACAGGCTGTGCTCCCAGCTACAACCACGGCCCCAAGATGCTCTGGTGGAAGCATGAAAGGCCCGAGGCATTCCGCAGAATAGCGAGGTTCGTGGTACCAGGCGCGTTCGTGGCCGGGCGGATGGCAGGGCTTCGGGCTGTGAACGCGTTTGTCGACCACACCTACCTCCACTTCACCGGGGTGGCCGATGCCCGAAAACGTGAGTGGTCCGACGAGCTCTGCGAGGCACTCGATGTCCCCAAGAGGGTTCTTCCGAGAATCGTGGAGCCGTGGTCAGTCATCGGCAGACTGACCAGGGAGTCGGCGGACCGATGCGGTCTCGTGCAAGGAACTCCTATTGTGGCTGGGGCAGGGGATACTGCTGCGGGCCTTCTCGGCTCGGGCGTCACGGAAACCGGTGTGGCGATAGATGTAGCCGGCACGGCGTCGGTCTTGGCGGTGTGTATTCCCGGGTACTGCCCGGACCTCGTCCACAGGACCATGTCATGTGCCCGGTCAGCGATACCGGGCGTATGGTACTCCTACGCCTACATAAACGGCGGGGGTCTGTGCCTCCGATGGTTCAGGGACGAATTCTGCAAGTATGAGAAGGAAGCCCTCTCCCGCGCTGGGGTCGAGAGCATGTACGATGTCCTGAACTCCGAGGCCGATCAAGTCCCACCTGGCTCTTCGGGCCTGATCTTCATTCCTCACCTTGCGGGCAGAGTGTCACCGAACCAGCCGGGGCTCAGGGGAACCTGGCACGGGTTCAGCTGGTCTCACACCAGGGCGCACTTCTACCGGGCAATGCTCGAGGCCATCGCCTACGAGTATGCCGTCTACATGCGGATACTGAAAGAGCTTCAGCCCGGTGTGGTTTTCCGCGAAGTGAGGGGCATCGCGGGCGGGGCGAGGAGTATGGTGTGGAACCACGTCAAGGCGGACGTGCTCGGAATCCCCTATGCCGTGCTGTCAAGATCCGAGTTCTCTGTGCTCGGGGCGGCGATGATAGCAGGCAAGGGAGTGGGCCTCTTCAGCGACCTGGGCGACACCGCGAGAGCCTTTGTGAAGGTGATATCCCGAGTGGAGCCACGGCCGGAGAGCAGACGGGTATACGACTCCATGATCGAACGCTACGAGGACCTGCTTCACACCTGTCTCGATCTGCAGGAGGCCTGGGCGCAAGGGTAG